One genomic window of uncultured delta proteobacterium includes the following:
- the uup-A gene encoding ABC transporter ATP-binding protein uup-1: MALLSMQGVSLNLGGKPLLENADLFIEPGERICLTGRNGAGKSTLLALLSGALRPDAGTVVRTGAVFGYMPQNVPETWAGPVFSLVAESLGAEGRAMAEAHKALESGRADSSLTPDGWERYGDILAVLNHLQLDPDADFATLSGGTRRRVALARALILSEDLALDEPTNHLDLATVTWLEDYLLRRARTLVFVSHDRAFAERLATRIVEIDRGRLYSYACGFAAYPERREERLEIEAREFALFDKKLAKEESWIRQGIKARRTRNMGRVRALLDMRRERAARQEKLGNVRMNAQEAERSGKLVIEADTASFAYPGQEPLFSGFSTVIRRGDRVGIIGSNGAGKSTLIRMLLGELQPTTGRVRLGTNLEVSYFDQLRETLNPDESVMDSVAEGNDVVVIGGNARHVAGYLQDFLFTPDRLRLPVGVLSGGERNRLLLAKLFTRPSNVLVLDEPTNDLDVETLELLEELLADYSGTVLVVSHDRRFLDNLVTSILALEGDGLVREYVGAYTDWLRQRPEPANGKKDKAPEPKRNREAQPDKPRPDKPRKRTYNEQREFDQITKELAALPGTLDALEQEQKDLEALLADAGFFARDPEAFNRSAARLAALEEEQTALLGRWEFIERRMEELGALKG, translated from the coding sequence GTGGCTTTACTGAGCATGCAGGGCGTTTCCCTGAACCTTGGCGGCAAACCGCTGCTGGAGAACGCCGACCTTTTCATAGAACCGGGCGAGCGGATCTGCCTGACCGGGCGGAACGGCGCGGGCAAGTCCACGCTGCTGGCGCTTCTCAGCGGCGCGTTACGGCCGGACGCCGGAACCGTGGTCCGCACGGGCGCGGTGTTCGGCTACATGCCCCAGAACGTGCCGGAGACATGGGCCGGGCCGGTCTTTTCCCTGGTGGCGGAAAGTCTTGGGGCCGAAGGCCGCGCCATGGCCGAGGCCCACAAGGCGTTGGAAAGCGGCCGCGCCGATTCTTCCCTCACTCCTGACGGCTGGGAGCGGTACGGGGATATCCTGGCTGTCCTGAACCATCTGCAACTGGACCCTGACGCGGATTTCGCGACGCTTTCCGGCGGCACCAGGCGGCGGGTGGCTCTCGCGCGGGCGCTTATCCTGTCCGAAGACCTGGCGCTGGACGAACCGACCAACCACCTCGATCTCGCGACCGTCACCTGGCTGGAGGACTACCTCCTGCGCAGGGCCAGGACGCTCGTGTTCGTCAGCCACGACCGGGCCTTTGCCGAGCGCCTGGCCACCCGGATCGTGGAAATCGACCGGGGGAGGCTCTACAGTTACGCCTGCGGGTTTGCCGCGTACCCCGAACGCCGGGAGGAACGGCTGGAAATCGAAGCGCGGGAATTCGCGCTGTTCGACAAGAAACTGGCGAAAGAAGAATCTTGGATCCGCCAGGGCATCAAGGCGCGGCGCACACGCAATATGGGCCGCGTGCGCGCGCTCCTCGACATGCGCCGCGAGCGGGCCGCCCGCCAGGAAAAACTCGGCAACGTCCGCATGAACGCGCAGGAAGCGGAACGGTCCGGCAAACTGGTCATCGAGGCCGATACCGCCTCCTTCGCGTATCCGGGGCAAGAGCCGTTGTTCTCCGGCTTTTCCACTGTCATCCGGCGCGGCGACCGGGTGGGCATCATCGGCAGCAACGGTGCGGGCAAGAGCACCCTGATCCGCATGCTGCTGGGCGAATTGCAGCCGACCACGGGGCGCGTCCGCCTCGGCACCAATCTTGAGGTCAGTTATTTCGACCAGCTGCGGGAGACGCTGAACCCCGACGAATCCGTAATGGACAGCGTGGCCGAGGGCAACGACGTGGTCGTGATCGGCGGCAACGCCCGCCATGTGGCCGGGTATCTGCAGGATTTTCTTTTCACGCCGGACAGGCTCCGGCTGCCGGTCGGCGTCCTGTCCGGCGGGGAACGCAACCGCCTTCTGCTGGCGAAATTGTTCACCCGGCCCTCCAACGTGCTGGTTCTGGACGAGCCGACCAACGACCTGGACGTGGAAACCCTCGAACTGCTGGAAGAGCTGCTGGCGGACTATTCCGGCACCGTGCTGGTGGTCAGCCACGACCGGCGTTTTTTGGATAACCTCGTGACCAGCATCCTGGCCCTGGAAGGGGACGGTCTCGTGCGCGAATACGTCGGGGCTTACACCGACTGGCTGCGGCAGCGCCCCGAACCCGCCAACGGGAAAAAAGACAAAGCCCCGGAGCCGAAGAGGAACAGAGAAGCGCAGCCGGACAAACCGCGCCCGGACAAACCCCGTAAACGGACGTATAACGAGCAGCGGGAATTCGACCAGATCACCAAGGAACTCGCCGCCCTGCCGGGCACGCTGGACGCGCTGGAACAGGAGCAGAAAGATCTTGAAGCCCTGCTGGCCGATGCCGGTTTTTTCGCTAGGGACCCGGAGGCCTTCAACCGTTCCGCCGCGCGCCTGGCCGCCCTGGAGGAGGAGCAGACAGCCCTCCTGGGCCGCTGGGAGTTCATCGAGCGGCGCATGGAAGAGCTGGGCGCGCTCAAGGGGTAG
- a CDS encoding conserved hypothetical protein (Evidence 4 : Homologs of previously reported genes of unknown function) yields the protein MNQLEERIADLVREKGPLTGAEIHQHIKGDSLAVWQACRTSRALETRTLGRLYLRLDAQVEGYARLSPSILREFFTYSLVGLPDDPEPLEARRREIAARIEAISREKHDLARRFIEDIRERFGNDWPEEKLCVILAGDVVYRMAHRVPRPERSTGRLVDGSDLDLVVILADDVPDSFVERLDDAIYKSKYVALVTPSVREEIDYVVKKMARVEEQLQFDTFKRMVACKILHEGVLLHGSGAMFDAIQARLREKGIARRLEDLETQAHEFRKAGQDYLLRHCPTGRMESDIRKLFYSAEESEEFE from the coding sequence ATGAACCAGCTTGAAGAACGCATAGCGGACCTTGTCCGCGAAAAAGGCCCCCTCACGGGGGCCGAGATACACCAGCACATCAAGGGCGACAGCCTGGCCGTATGGCAAGCGTGCCGCACCTCGCGCGCGCTGGAAACACGAACCCTGGGGCGGCTCTATCTGCGGCTCGACGCGCAGGTGGAAGGCTACGCCCGCCTCTCGCCCTCCATCCTGAGGGAGTTTTTCACCTACTCGCTCGTCGGCCTGCCGGACGATCCGGAACCGCTGGAAGCGCGCAGGCGGGAAATAGCCGCGCGCATCGAGGCGATCAGCCGGGAGAAGCATGACCTGGCCCGCCGCTTTATCGAGGACATCCGCGAACGGTTCGGCAATGATTGGCCGGAAGAGAAACTCTGCGTCATCCTCGCGGGGGACGTCGTCTACCGGATGGCGCACCGGGTCCCCCGGCCGGAGCGCAGCACGGGCAGGCTCGTGGACGGCTCCGACCTCGACCTGGTCGTCATTCTGGCGGACGACGTGCCAGACAGCTTCGTCGAACGGCTCGACGACGCCATTTACAAAAGCAAGTACGTGGCGCTGGTCACCCCCTCGGTCAGGGAAGAGATCGACTACGTGGTGAAAAAAATGGCCCGGGTCGAGGAGCAACTCCAGTTCGACACCTTCAAGCGCATGGTCGCCTGCAAAATACTGCATGAAGGCGTGCTGCTGCACGGCAGCGGCGCCATGTTCGACGCCATCCAGGCCCGGCTCCGGGAGAAGGGAATCGCGCGGCGGCTGGAAGATCTGGAAACGCAGGCGCACGAGTTCCGCAAAGCCGGGCAGGACTATCTGCTCCGGCACTGCCCCACGGGAAGAATGGAGAGCGACATCCGGAAGTTGTTCTACTCCGCCGAGGAATCCGAAGAGTTCGAATGA
- a CDS encoding Quaternary amine uptake ABC transporter (QAT) family, ATP-binding protein: protein MSRAAIIFDAVSKRFGTSGPPAVDGVSLSIHEGEFITILGSSGCGKTTLLKMVNRLYEPDSGSVYLFGENTRDVDAIKIRRRIGYVIQQVGLFPHMTVARNIATVPELLQWDRARIRDRVDALLALVGLEPEAFRFRYPSQLSGGQQQRVGLARALAVDPKIMLLDEPFGAIDAITRNNLQDEVLRLHGGLKKTFLLVTHDIAEAFKLGNRVVVMDKGRVCQFDTPARICAHPAEGFVASLVNSARLRERVWEEVAGA, encoded by the coding sequence ATGAGCCGGGCCGCCATCATCTTCGACGCGGTCAGCAAGCGGTTCGGCACGTCCGGGCCGCCCGCCGTGGACGGCGTGAGCCTTTCCATACACGAGGGCGAGTTCATCACCATACTCGGGTCCTCGGGATGCGGCAAAACGACCCTGCTGAAAATGGTGAACCGTCTGTATGAGCCGGACAGCGGTTCCGTGTACCTTTTCGGCGAAAACACGCGCGATGTGGACGCCATCAAGATCCGGCGGCGGATCGGCTACGTCATCCAGCAGGTGGGGCTGTTTCCCCACATGACCGTGGCCCGGAATATCGCGACTGTTCCCGAACTCCTGCAATGGGACAGAGCGCGCATCCGGGACCGGGTCGACGCATTGCTCGCCCTTGTGGGGCTGGAGCCGGAAGCGTTCCGCTTCCGGTATCCGAGCCAGCTTTCCGGCGGCCAGCAGCAGCGGGTGGGGCTGGCCCGCGCCCTTGCCGTGGACCCGAAAATCATGCTCCTGGACGAGCCGTTCGGCGCCATTGACGCCATAACCCGGAACAACTTGCAGGATGAGGTGCTCCGGCTCCATGGCGGCCTGAAAAAAACCTTCCTCCTCGTCACGCACGACATCGCCGAAGCGTTCAAACTCGGGAACAGGGTGGTGGTGATGGACAAGGGCAGGGTCTGCCAGTTCGATACGCCGGCGAGGATTTGCGCGCATCCGGCGGAGGGTTTCGTCGCGTCGCTCGTCAATTCCGCACGGCTGCGGGAGCGGGTCTGGGAGGAGGTTGCCGGTGCGTAA
- a CDS encoding conserved membrane hypothetical protein (Evidence 4 : Homologs of previously reported genes of unknown function), whose translation MLEEIAAYFTTNHASFQAAVWEHVSISAASLGIALAVGAAGGVLCVWSGRANVPVQSVFQTLRIVPSLAVLLLLIPIMGTGIKPAVTALVLLAIPPIFLNTVAGLRGVPEFMLETAAGMGMTPRQAWRKVRLPLAMPMILTGVKIAYVEIVASAALAAKIGAGGLGEIIFTGLGLDRADLLLIGGSAVALLALAGGCLFGILGKVLFRY comes from the coding sequence ATGCTTGAGGAAATAGCCGCCTACTTTACGACGAACCATGCGTCTTTCCAGGCTGCCGTATGGGAACACGTTTCCATCAGCGCGGCCTCCCTCGGCATTGCCCTGGCCGTCGGCGCGGCCGGCGGGGTGCTGTGCGTTTGGTCCGGCAGGGCGAACGTGCCGGTGCAATCGGTGTTTCAAACCCTGCGTATCGTTCCCAGCCTGGCGGTGCTTCTGCTGCTGATCCCGATCATGGGCACCGGAATAAAGCCCGCCGTCACCGCGCTCGTGCTGCTTGCCATACCGCCCATTTTCCTGAACACCGTCGCCGGGTTGCGCGGCGTACCCGAATTCATGCTGGAAACGGCGGCCGGAATGGGCATGACGCCCCGGCAGGCCTGGCGAAAGGTGCGTCTTCCCCTCGCCATGCCGATGATCCTGACAGGGGTGAAAATCGCCTACGTTGAAATAGTGGCGAGCGCCGCCCTCGCGGCGAAAATAGGCGCGGGGGGTCTGGGGGAAATCATTTTTACCGGCCTGGGCCTGGACAGGGCCGACCTGCTCCTTATCGGGGGCTCGGCCGTGGCACTGCTTGCTCTGGCGGGCGGGTGCCTGTTCGGCATTCTGGGCAAAGTCTTGTTCCGCTATTGA
- a CDS encoding LysR family transcriptional regulator has protein sequence MNITLKQLQVFVAVARHQNLSRASEALFMTKGAVSQSLGELERRLGVALFDRAHPKLHLNHEGKRLLPMADELVHRAEDVERSFSGTANEGAEGNFLRVGCTQTIGNDVLPELLAGFSATAGWLPEVTIANTAEILRMLASFTLDAALLEGEERLPEIVFEPWIEDEMVVIAPPGHRLAQGHRVHPARELAKERWIVREVDSGSREYFNHTLGPLVEPMTIALTLSSPATIVRSVSQGLGLAFVSRLSASRAKSGSVAVIALKERFSRTFSICYHSRKYHSAAMRAFLSFCREDFSSRER, from the coding sequence ATGAACATTACGCTGAAGCAATTGCAGGTTTTCGTGGCGGTGGCCCGGCACCAGAACCTTTCCCGCGCCTCGGAGGCGCTGTTCATGACCAAGGGGGCCGTGTCCCAGTCCCTCGGGGAACTGGAACGCCGCCTCGGCGTGGCGCTCTTCGACCGGGCGCACCCGAAGCTGCATTTGAACCACGAGGGCAAACGCCTTCTGCCCATGGCGGACGAGTTGGTTCACCGAGCCGAGGATGTTGAGCGGAGCTTTTCCGGCACCGCCAACGAAGGGGCGGAAGGCAATTTCCTCCGGGTGGGCTGCACCCAGACCATCGGCAACGACGTCCTGCCGGAACTCCTGGCCGGATTTTCCGCCACGGCCGGATGGCTCCCGGAGGTAACAATAGCCAACACGGCGGAAATACTGCGCATGCTCGCCTCCTTCACCCTGGACGCGGCCCTGCTTGAAGGTGAGGAACGGCTGCCGGAAATCGTCTTTGAACCATGGATCGAGGACGAGATGGTCGTTATCGCCCCGCCGGGGCACCGCCTGGCACAAGGGCACCGTGTTCACCCGGCCCGCGAGCTTGCCAAGGAACGCTGGATCGTGCGGGAAGTGGATTCCGGAAGCCGTGAATATTTCAACCATACGCTCGGCCCGCTGGTGGAACCCATGACCATCGCGTTAACGCTCAGTTCCCCGGCGACCATCGTCCGGTCCGTGTCCCAGGGGCTGGGGCTGGCCTTCGTCTCCCGCCTGTCCGCGTCCCGGGCAAAATCCGGGAGTGTGGCCGTCATTGCGCTGAAAGAGCGCTTTTCCCGGACCTTTTCCATCTGCTACCACAGCCGGAAATACCACTCGGCGGCCATGCGCGCCTTTCTCTCCTTTTGCCGGGAGGATTTTTCCTCCCGTGAGCGATAA
- a CDS encoding conserved exported hypothetical protein (Evidence 4 : Homologs of previously reported genes of unknown function) → MSIRKKMWLIAAVCIFALGAAPAVSSGAGKNGAPAIRIGTKDFTENLIVGELYALALEDAGYAVTRIFNIAGSLVHTSIVNDRIDLYPEYTGTGLLTVLKMKPMTDPAQVYETVKREYAKRFKLVWLEQSRANDSQGLVMRTPVARKLGIATISDLQRNAEKIRFASQGEFDLRDDGLPGLEKVYGPFCWKSSRVYDNGLKYEILLNDEADLAPAYTTEGQLLNTEAFTLLRDDKRMWPPYYLAPVIRAETLVAHPDIGGILNRVSASLDTETMIRLNAGVDVAKREYEDVALEHFRSMRAASPRKGR, encoded by the coding sequence ATGAGCATACGGAAAAAAATGTGGCTGATCGCGGCGGTCTGCATCTTCGCGCTGGGCGCCGCCCCGGCTGTCTCCTCTGGCGCGGGGAAAAACGGAGCGCCCGCCATACGGATCGGCACCAAGGATTTCACGGAGAACCTCATCGTCGGCGAACTGTACGCCTTAGCGCTCGAAGACGCCGGGTACGCGGTCACGCGCATTTTCAACATCGCCGGATCGCTCGTCCACACCTCCATCGTGAACGACCGGATCGACCTTTACCCGGAGTATACCGGGACAGGGCTTTTAACCGTACTGAAAATGAAACCGATGACAGATCCGGCGCAGGTCTACGAGACGGTGAAACGGGAGTACGCGAAGCGCTTCAAGCTCGTGTGGCTTGAGCAGTCGCGCGCCAACGACAGCCAGGGACTGGTCATGCGGACCCCGGTCGCCCGCAAGCTGGGCATTGCCACCATCTCCGACCTGCAACGGAACGCCGAGAAGATCCGTTTCGCGTCGCAAGGGGAATTCGACCTGCGCGACGACGGCCTGCCCGGTTTGGAGAAGGTCTACGGGCCGTTCTGCTGGAAATCTTCACGCGTGTACGACAACGGCTTGAAATACGAGATCCTCCTGAACGATGAAGCGGATCTCGCTCCCGCGTATACGACCGAGGGGCAGTTGCTGAACACGGAAGCGTTCACGCTCCTGCGGGACGACAAGCGCATGTGGCCGCCGTATTATCTGGCGCCGGTAATCCGGGCCGAAACGCTGGTGGCGCATCCCGATATCGGCGGCATCCTGAACAGGGTCAGCGCCTCGCTGGATACGGAGACCATGATCCGGCTCAATGCCGGGGTCGACGTGGCGAAACGGGAGTACGAGGACGTGGCGCTGGAACATTTCCGCTCGATGCGGGCGGCATCCCCGCGCAAGGGACGGTGA
- a CDS encoding conserved membrane hypothetical protein (Evidence 4 : Homologs of previously reported genes of unknown function), which translates to MRTLSGKSGIVSQVRQASGRIPTPAAGLGLGIASLGWALENAAPMGGAAQLAGAALASLFLVCVAGKFLLHPPLVFTEMRHPVLGSILPTLAMGMMVVSKAVSLHAPAAGEHMWLAAVALHLFFLAGFAWCQCRAFSFSSMVPSWFVPPVGIVTAALTSPGGAFAPLADMLLLFGGTSFALLLPVMVYRLIFLAEITDAAKPTIAILAAPASLFLAGYLSVEQRPSLVLVAVLLGVAVLLTAVIYIALIRLLRLPFSPAYAAFTFPLVISATALFKAMHLFAANPATTGYAGVLRSMATAELAVAVLVVTYVTMLYVRAGGRALLRR; encoded by the coding sequence GTGAGAACGTTGTCGGGAAAAAGCGGTATAGTCAGTCAGGTACGGCAGGCCTCGGGGCGTATTCCCACGCCCGCGGCGGGGCTTGGGCTGGGCATCGCCAGCCTGGGCTGGGCGTTGGAAAACGCCGCGCCCATGGGCGGGGCGGCACAACTCGCCGGGGCCGCGCTTGCATCCCTTTTTCTGGTGTGCGTCGCGGGTAAATTTTTGTTGCATCCGCCGCTGGTCTTTACGGAAATGCGCCATCCGGTGTTGGGCAGCATTTTGCCCACCCTCGCCATGGGCATGATGGTCGTTTCCAAGGCCGTTTCCCTGCATGCCCCGGCGGCCGGTGAACATATGTGGCTGGCCGCGGTGGCGCTGCATCTGTTCTTCCTGGCCGGGTTCGCCTGGTGCCAGTGCCGCGCCTTCTCTTTTTCCTCCATGGTGCCGAGTTGGTTCGTGCCGCCGGTGGGGATCGTCACCGCCGCGCTGACCTCGCCGGGCGGCGCGTTCGCACCGTTGGCGGACATGCTGCTGCTGTTCGGGGGCACCAGCTTCGCGTTGTTGCTGCCGGTGATGGTCTACCGGCTCATCTTCCTGGCCGAGATAACCGATGCGGCCAAGCCGACCATCGCCATTCTCGCAGCCCCGGCCAGCTTGTTCCTTGCCGGGTACCTGAGCGTCGAGCAGAGGCCTTCCCTCGTCCTGGTCGCTGTGTTGCTCGGGGTTGCGGTATTGCTGACCGCCGTCATTTATATCGCCCTGATCCGCCTTTTGCGCCTGCCGTTCAGCCCGGCTTACGCGGCGTTCACGTTTCCGCTGGTTATCAGCGCCACCGCGCTCTTCAAGGCCATGCATCTGTTCGCCGCCAACCCCGCGACCACGGGATACGCGGGCGTTCTGCGCAGCATGGCCACCGCCGAACTTGCCGTTGCGGTCCTTGTCGTGACGTACGTGACCATGTTGTACGTCAGGGCGGGCGGCAGGGCGCTGCTGCGGCGATAA
- a CDS encoding conserved membrane hypothetical protein (Evidence 4 : Homologs of previously reported genes of unknown function), whose amino-acid sequence MRNYLFTQYGKLGAAFCEHLWIVAVVLFLSLALAALLTLAAMRSKIWGAILTNLFSVVYSIPSLALFALLIPVTGLGKPTAIIVLVFYNQYLLLRNFLAGLQGVDPAIIEAATGMGMTPMQVLYKIRLPLSLRALFAGIRLAAVSTIGIATIAAAINAGGLGDILFDGLRTVNTYKIVCGAVLSAGLAIGVNALLEWIEGKITV is encoded by the coding sequence GTGCGTAACTATCTTTTTACCCAGTACGGGAAACTCGGCGCCGCCTTTTGCGAGCACCTCTGGATAGTGGCCGTCGTTCTTTTTCTTTCCCTTGCGCTTGCCGCGCTTCTGACGCTGGCCGCGATGCGTTCAAAAATCTGGGGCGCGATCCTGACCAATCTTTTTTCCGTGGTGTACTCCATCCCCAGCCTGGCCCTGTTCGCCCTGCTCATCCCGGTCACGGGGCTGGGCAAACCGACCGCGATCATCGTTCTGGTTTTCTATAACCAGTATCTTTTGCTGCGGAATTTTCTGGCCGGTTTGCAGGGCGTTGATCCGGCGATCATCGAGGCCGCGACCGGCATGGGCATGACCCCCATGCAGGTGCTGTACAAAATCCGCCTGCCGCTTTCACTGCGGGCGCTGTTCGCAGGCATCCGCCTCGCCGCCGTCTCGACCATCGGCATCGCCACCATAGCCGCCGCCATCAACGCGGGCGGCCTCGGAGACATTTTGTTTGACGGCTTGCGAACCGTGAACACGTATAAAATAGTCTGCGGCGCCGTTCTGTCCGCCGGTCTGGCAATCGGCGTGAACGCGCTGCTTGAATGGATCGAGGGCAAAATAACGGTATGA
- a CDS encoding hypothetical protein (Evidence 5 : No homology to any previously reported sequences): MHAHFENVCASQRRYTPCQYSTILPLLNEKYPVRRLCGATGTSFPTFLMSPPYRFMRPGQIRVTLPATQGSAFPAAGRAPETPFCRSLPAPAGFTVAAPGYF; the protein is encoded by the coding sequence ATGCATGCTCACTTTGAAAACGTGTGCGCGTCGCAACGCCGGTACACCCCATGCCAGTATAGCACCATACTCCCGCTTCTCAATGAAAAATATCCCGTACGACGGCTCTGCGGCGCAACCGGAACATCCTTCCCCACGTTCCTGATGTCCCCACCATACCGGTTTATGCGGCCCGGACAAATTAGAGTCACTCTACCGGCGACTCAAGGGAGCGCGTTCCCGGCGGCGGGCCGGGCCCCGGAAACTCCCTTTTGCCGCTCCCTTCCCGCCCCCGCCGGATTTACCGTTGCCGCTCCGGGATATTTCTAG
- a CDS encoding 6-phosphogluconolactonase/glucosamine-6-phosphateisomerase/deaminase has protein sequence MPITVYVTDDFEHMSSVGADIVKAQIAGTLKQKGEMVLGLATGNSPTGLYRHLARAANAGEVDSRRIRSFNLDEYVGLPGENAQQRVLHRESYCTFMIEHLFSRLERKFIETSVPYGTLIDQAQLAKELKAHPEDWRGEGADAGRSIVIKAAPASPYLAWIRKEVLDGYAKKIKRAGGIDLQIIGVGGRGHVAFHESGIPFKKSTVMLVKLDGNTVANAVADGHFASKKESPRYAVSMGAELVYQAKTVVLLANGERKVESVARSLLEAPTPEVPISYGQIYAANGGNLFYVVDRVAARELLGARSALKKKGVTILSPQTGRALRHEPA, from the coding sequence ATGCCGATCACGGTCTATGTCACGGACGATTTCGAACACATGAGCAGCGTCGGCGCGGATATCGTCAAGGCGCAGATTGCCGGAACCCTCAAACAAAAAGGTGAAATGGTCCTGGGCCTGGCCACCGGCAATTCGCCGACCGGCCTTTACCGCCATCTGGCCCGGGCGGCCAATGCCGGGGAGGTGGACAGCCGCCGCATCCGCAGCTTCAACCTCGACGAGTATGTCGGCCTGCCGGGGGAGAACGCGCAGCAGCGCGTCCTGCACCGCGAAAGCTACTGCACCTTCATGATCGAACATCTTTTCAGCCGCCTTGAACGTAAGTTCATCGAAACCAGCGTCCCCTACGGGACGCTGATCGACCAGGCGCAGCTGGCAAAAGAGCTCAAGGCCCACCCGGAAGACTGGCGCGGGGAAGGCGCGGACGCGGGCCGCTCCATCGTCATCAAAGCCGCGCCGGCTTCGCCGTATCTCGCCTGGATCCGCAAGGAGGTTCTCGACGGATACGCCAAAAAGATCAAACGGGCCGGGGGCATCGACCTGCAGATCATCGGCGTGGGCGGGCGCGGGCATGTGGCGTTCCACGAATCGGGGATTCCGTTCAAGAAAAGCACGGTGATGCTGGTCAAACTCGACGGCAACACCGTGGCCAACGCCGTGGCCGACGGCCACTTCGCCTCCAAAAAGGAAAGCCCCCGCTACGCGGTCAGCATGGGGGCCGAACTGGTCTACCAGGCCAAAACCGTGGTCCTTTTGGCCAACGGCGAGCGCAAGGTCGAATCGGTCGCGCGGTCCCTGCTCGAAGCCCCGACGCCGGAAGTGCCCATCTCCTACGGCCAGATTTACGCCGCGAACGGCGGCAACCTTTTCTACGTCGTGGACAGAGTCGCGGCGCGGGAGCTCCTTGGCGCCCGGTCCGCCCTGAAAAAGAAAGGCGTGACGATCCTGTCCCCCCAAACCGGACGCGCATTGCGGCATGAACCAGCTTGA